The Leptospira sp. WS60.C2 genome includes the window CCACGGGGTTCCCTTCGGATATGTATCTAAAATTCGTTTGGTGCAAATTGATGAAATGGGAAACCTACTCCCCGATGGGGAAACTGGAATCGGCACGAAGGTTGAACTCACCTTACTTCTAAAAGGCAAAGTGCAACTTTTCTCTAATTACGAAATCACCATCAAAAACGAAAGTTTGCTCTCTGGTCGCGTGGTCTCGCTCGACCCAGGTTCCAAATACCCAGTGGACCCCAAAACCAAAGAGTATCTGATGACAGAAGAACCACTGCATAAAATTGAAATCGCCCCGAAATCAGGCAAACTCCTTCCGATCCAAGGAAAGGTCACCCAAGATCCACTGGTTTCGCTGTCAGAACTGATTGCCGAAAACCGTTCCGATATTCGTAAAACCGTTCAAAACATTGCCAATATCACAGGAAAAATCAATGAAGGCCAAGGGACTCTGGGAAAACTCATCAATGAGAGTGATGTCCACAAGTCGGTGAATACTACACTCGGCGATGCTCAGGTGGTCTTAAAAGAACTACGGGAAGGATTGGAAGATACAAGGGAACAGGCGCCTGTGACCAGTTTCATTCGCTCCGCACTCAGCGCATTTTAGGGACTAACACGTAGAACATGCTCACGTTCGTAGTAAGATTTGCGAAAATATAGGCCATTACACCCGCGTCACAAATCCACCACACTGTTGTAAAAAAGAGACATTTTTTTGGACTAGACCTTCCATTTTGGAATTGTCCGAGTCCAGATTCCTCAGATTTTGTAAGTAGGAATTGATTATGCAAACGGCGATTCATCGAAAAACGATCCAAAACTCGATCACACTCAGGGGAATTGGCGTACATTCTGGAAAAGTGGTAACACTCCGTCTCCATCCCGCCGAGGCGAACACTGGACTTATCTTTTATCTTTACAAAGGCACCCAAAAAATCAGAATTCCCGTCACTCTAGACCATGTGGTGGACACAAGCAATGCCACTACCATTGGTGATGGAGGGTCCAATCGGGTGCAAACGATCGAACACCTTCTCGCCGCAGTCCACACGCTTGGGATTACAGACTGTATTTTTGAAATTGATTCGGTGGAAGTGCCGATTATGGACGGTTCCTCTCTCCCGTTTTGGGAAGGGATTCGTTCTGCTGGTATAAGAGTTCTCGACGAAACGGTTGAACCGATTACGATCACAAATCCGATTTGGGTTGTGGATGGAGACAAGTATCTCGTGATGCTACCGTCGGATGAATTAAAAGTGACGTATAGCATTGATTTTAACCACCCACTCCTTCGGGGCCAGTCTTATACCACCACTCTGGATGAATCCATCTTAGGATCAGACATACTTCCTGCGAGAACCTTTGGATTTTTAAAAGATGTGGAGGCCCTCCAGGCGCGAGGTCTTGCCATGGGTGGATCTCTCGACAATGCGGTTGTTCTCACGGATGACGGGTATTTAAATGACCACCTTCGTTACGACAATGAATGTGTCCGTCACAAGATCCTTGATCTCATTGGAGACCTAGCTGTAATGGGGCGTCCGTTCCGAGGCCATTTGATCGCCTCGAAAGCAGGTCATGCCTTGGATATCTCTCTTGCCAAATGCATCATGAGCCAAGTCACAGGGAACGAACTCACCCAATACAAAAGCAAACGCATTCCACTTTTCTCCAAAAAAGAAGCCGCACGCTAATCAAAACGGTTTTTTACTTTCCAAACGAGGCCAAACCAAAAGTATTTTTGGGATAGGTTCGGATGGAAGAAAAAACCACATTTAAAGGCATCTCTGCCTACCCAGGAATGGTGTACGGAAAGGTATTTCGTTGGAAACAATCCAAACGAAAGAGAGAAGATCGTACAGACCTAGGTCCGGACGAAATCAAAGAAGAAGTCGAACTCCTAAAAAAAGGTCTCCAGAAAACGGAAGAAGATTTGGCTGACCTTGTCCAAAAATCCAGACAGAACGAAGAACTCTCCGCCATCTTAGAATCGCAAATTGTTTTTTTAAATGACCCACTCTTTCGAGCCCGAGTTTTCGAACGCATTGCGCAAAACAAGGAATCGGCGGGACTTGCCATCGAAACGGCAGTTAGTTCTCTTTATGACGAATTCCAATCTATCCCAGATGAGTTCTTTCGGGAAAGAGCAGACCATTTACTAGATATAGGCAAACGGATAGAATCGAATTTGTATCCAGAAAAAGGTACAGAACAAACGAAAATCCCTGACGATGTCATCCTCATCGCAAAAGAGATTACACCTTCCGAGATGATCCAACTTGGAAAATCGAAACTCCGTGGCATTGCCACAGATTTCGGAGGGAAAACAGGACACACAGCCATCATTGCGAGGAATTACGGAATTCCAACCATTGTGGGTTTGAAAAACATCACCTCACACGTAGAAGATGACGATTACATTTTACTCGATGCCACCAAAGGAATTCTCAATCGATCACCAAATATTGATGAAATTAAACTCGCGGGAATCAAAAGCGACATCAAAAGATCCATTCCGATTCGTGAAATCAGTGACGGACCTAAGGAACTCAAAACCAAAGATGGAAAAAAGTTTTCCCTTCGTGCCAACATTGATTCAGAAGACGAAGTAGACACAGCCTTTCTTCAGGGTGCTGATGGAATTGGTCTTGTGCGAACAGAAATTTTATTCATTCGTTATGTGGAATTCAAACCCACAGAGGAAGAGCAGTTCACTGTTTATAAGCGAATTCTACTCAAAATGGTGGGTCGCCCTGTTACGTTCCGTGTCTGGGACATCGGTGCAGATAAAATGGAAAATGGATATGAAGAAGAAAATCCATTTCTTGGGAACCGAGGGATTCGTTATCTATTAAGACACCCTCATTTTTTCAAAGAGCAATTGCGAGCCTTGTTACGTGCCAGTGAATTTGGAACAATGCGTATCATGTTGCCGATGATCACAACGCGATCTGAAATTTTGCAAACAAAAGTACTCATCAACGAATGTTTGGAAGAACTAAAAAACTCAGGCCTTGTGATTACGAAAAAAATTCCATTGGGAATCATGGTAGAAACTCCTGCTTGTGCTTTAAATTTACCGTTTCTAGGAAACCATGTTGATTTCTATAGCATTGGAACCAATGACTTACTACAGTATCTCCTTGCCGTGGAACGTAATAACCATTTGGTGGGAGATCTTTACAATCCTTGGCAGGTGGTCTTTTTACTACTTCTAAAAAACATTGTCGAAGTTGCCAACTCGCAGAAAAAACCAATCAGCATTTGTGGTGAAATTGGCAGTGATCCGATGTTTACAGCAGTTCTCATCGGACTTGGATTTCGGGATCTGAGCTCTGCGATTCCCCTAATGAAAGAAGTGGCCGAAAAAGTTACAGAAATCTCCACTTGGAAAGCAAAGTTACTCGCAGAACAAGTGATCACTCTTGCTGGTGAAGAAAAATTTGATGAAATTGAAAAACTTGTCATGGAGACAAAAGGGTAACAATTTCTTCGTTTTCACTTCCCTTTTCCCTATCAAACTAGGACTCAATAGAAGCTCGAATCGGGGAACCAATTCTTTCTTTCGTTTCTGCACTTTCTCTTAATAATCTTTGAATGGATGGTCGTTTCCAGAGGTAAATTCCGTATAACAATAGAGCGGCACACCAAGACACGATGACAAAGATTGCATAGAAATCTGACAGACTCCCCCATTCCCTTTGGTAACCAGAAAGAATTCCCGCTGCATAATGCCCCAAGGCTGTTGACAAAAACCAAATCCCCATGAGGAGTGATGCAAACCGAACCGGTGCCATTCGACTCACAAACGACAGACCCACAGGGGAAAGACAAAGTTCACTTAAAGTATTCCAAAAATAAACAGAAACCAAAAAGAAAAGGGAAACCAGAACCCCTGTCTCTGCTTGTTTTGCGGCAACCACCATTACTAAAAAGCCGATCCCAAGTAAAAATAAACTGATCACAAACTTTAAGATAGGATTGGGATTTCGATTGGAACGAGAAAGGTAGATCCAAATACTCGAAAGAATTGGCCCAAAGATTAAAATCATAAGAGGGTTTAATGATTGTAAGATGGATGCTGGAATTTCAAATCCAAAGACATTTCTGTCTGTATTCCGTAGAGCAAATAAATTGAGAGATGTGCCCATCTGCTCAAATGCCATCCAGAAAAAAATACTAAAAAAGGATAACAGTCCAATCAGTACCATTTTGGATAGGGTATCAGATTCCGGCTCTTTGTTTTTCTCTGACTTATGATTCAGATTAGAATTTTGTTTTGATTCTTTTTCCCAGACAAACGAAGGAAGTGATTTGCTTCCAAAATAGAATACGAGAATGCCTAAAAACATTCCCACACCAGCCGAGAAAAAGCCCAAATGCCAATTGACCTTTTCTCCTAAACTACCAGCAATGATAGGTCCAAGAAGACCACCTAAATTGATTCCCATATAGAATATGGTAAACCCGCTGTCCCTCAAGTTTGGTTTTTCCTGATACAACCTTCCAAAGATTGTGGAAATATTGGGCTTAAAAAATCCGTTACCCAAGGCAAGTAAACAAAGTCCCAAATAAAAATAAGTCAAATCATCTAACGCAAGGGAAAGATGCCCAAGTAACATCAAAATACTTCCCAAATAAATCGAAAATCGATAACTTAAATAACGATCTGTAATGTATCCTCCAATCACAGGTGTTAGATACACGAAACTTGTATAATATGCATAGACAACACCTGCATCTTTGTCTGTAAATCCTAAGGACTTAACAAGATACAGAACTAGGAGAGCTCGCATTCCGTAATAACTGAGTCTCTCCCACATTTCCGTGAGAAATAAAGCGGTGATGCCTTTTGGGTGAACGTTTAATTGGTTTTGGTCCGACTTTTCCAAATGGTTTCCTCTTGGCCGAGTGAAAAATTAGCAAACCTTGCTGCTACGAATAAGTAATCTGACAACCGATTGAGGTAAATGCGAAGATCATTATGAATCTCACCACCACCTTCCATGTAAACCAGAAGATCTCGTTCTAACCGTCGACACACGGTGCGAGCCATATGAAGGGCGCTGGCAATTTGTGTTCCACCAGGCAAAATGAAAAATTTAATTTCAGGAAGTGTTTCCATCAAACGGTCGATTTCTTTTTCCAGAAGATCCACATCTTCTTTTTTCACAACGGTTCCATCTGTAGCATCTTTCGGTACATAACCAGCAAGTTCTGATCCAATTTCAAAAAGGAAACTCTGAATGGATTGTAAATGCGTAAGAAATTCTTTTTCCAAAGGATCGGCCTTTCCGAAGGAAAGCGCAAGACCGATGGTGCTATTCAATTCATCGCAGGTTCCATAAAGATCCACTCTTCTGTCAGTTTTCGAAACCTTTTTTCCAGAAGCTAAATACGTCTGTCCGCCGTCCCCAAATTTTGTGTAGATTTTCAAAATCGTACGACCTCTTCCCCTAAATTTTCTTTACAGTCATCAGTTTTTAGGGGTAGAATCCTCTGGAAAGGAAAAATTCACGGGAGAACCAAGGGCAGGCAACCCCTTCTCTCCTCGAAGGAAAGGATTTCTGGAAACTGAATTTTTCGTTTCTCCGCCTGTAGGGAAACAAGCGGGTCATGGACACACAGGAGGGTGTGACAATGATTATCAATCACAACATCAGTGCACTCGTTGCAAAACGAGCACTTACAAACACCAGTCGTGACATGGACAAATCCATGGAACACCTAGCAACGGGTATGCGAATCAATAGACCAGGGGACGATTCCTTGGGATTCTCATTATCCGAAAAACTTAGATCCCAAATCCGTGCCTTAGGACAAGCAGAACGAAATACCCAGGATGGTATGTCGTTTTTGCAAGTTACGGAAGGATCTTTGGACCAAGTAAACTCAATCTTACAGAGGTTACGCGAACTATCCGTTCAATCTGCCAATGGGATTTATTCGAATGAGGACAGAAAACTTGTCCAATTAGAAGTGTCCCAACTTGTAGAAGAAGTGGAAAGGATCGGTACCTCTGCAGAGTTTAACAAAGTCAAACCTCTAGATGGTCGGTTTTCAAGAGCTGCTAAAACTCCAATGACCTTACAAGTGGGTGCTAACGGTTCAGAAAAAATTGAAGTCTACATCAATACGATGACTAGTTCTTCTTTGAAACTGAAACAAGCTGGATCGAAGTTTACACTTTCAACTCCGAACAAAGCTTCCGATTCACTTCAAGTCTTGGATGATGCAATCTCAAAGGTGAACCGACTTAGGTCAGACTTAGGTGCGTATTACAACCGATTGGATTTAACCTTAAAATCACTGAGTAATAACTATGTGAATATGGTTTCTTCCGAATCGCAAGTACGTGATGCAGATATGGCAACGGAAATGGTGGAATATTCTAAAAACCAAATCCTTACCAAATCTGGTGTGGCCATGCTTGCCCAAGCAAATCTCAGACCAGAATCCGTAGTAAAACTCCTCACGGACAGATACTAAGGTTTTTTAAGAGATGGAAATCCTCCTTGCAAACGAGGAGGATTTCTTTATACTTTGTCCGAAACCTTCATTTCAAATGTAAGCGAGGACAATCATTTTGAAACAAATCATCTCAGGAATTCTATCCCTATCTTTACTTTCCACAATCTCTTGTGGGCTTTCTGATAACACAAAACGACTCATTCTCAGTACTTCCATCGGATGCGGAGTTGGTCTTGCATTAGGTGCTGTTTACGACGAAACGCAAAGAAAAAAAGATACTAAAAACAAAAAGAACGATTTCCAAAGACAAATCAAAGAATCTTTGGCCATGGAAAAGAAAAAGCCACAAAACAAAGGTAAAATTATCGGTCTGGGGGCTGGATGTTTAGCTGGTCTTGGAACTGGTTTTTATCTCAATACTATGTATGATAACATGGCAGAGGAAATGCAAAAACAAGGGATCACTCTTACAAAAGATATAAGAGGTGGCGAGACGGTTGGACTTACCGCAACCATGGACGGTGGAATCGCTTTCGAAGACGGAAAAGCGGATCTCAAAGGAAAGGGAAAAGAAAACATTGATAAGTTAGCAGAAGCACTGGCAGCATACCCTGAAACCAAAATCAACATCACAGGACATGCCAACCGAACGGGTTCAGAAGAAGTAAATATACGACTTTCTAGAGAACGAGCAGCTACAGCGAAAAACGCAATCATCGAAAATGGTGTGGACGGAAAACGAATTGTTTCCGCGGCAGGTCTTGGTTCCTCTGATCCAATCAAAGGCGTAGACCCAAAAAATGAAGCCAACCGCCGTGTGGAAGTGGTAATTGTTCCAGCTAGCTAAATTTTAACTCTATACCTTTGCGACTCTGTCGCGTGGGAGATATAAAATGAAAAAAGCCTACAAAAATTCTTTGTAGGCTTTTTTT containing:
- a CDS encoding MlaD family protein; this encodes MPTVGRALIVGLLFIFSLVAVGYFTIVTEGGPFQKSGYQLPVYFPDAEGIKIGNKVTIHGVPFGYVSKIRLVQIDEMGNLLPDGETGIGTKVELTLLLKGKVQLFSNYEITIKNESLLSGRVVSLDPGSKYPVDPKTKEYLMTEEPLHKIEIAPKSGKLLPIQGKVTQDPLVSLSELIAENRSDIRKTVQNIANITGKINEGQGTLGKLINESDVHKSVNTTLGDAQVVLKELREGLEDTREQAPVTSFIRSALSAF
- the lpxC gene encoding UDP-3-O-acyl-N-acetylglucosamine deacetylase: MQTAIHRKTIQNSITLRGIGVHSGKVVTLRLHPAEANTGLIFYLYKGTQKIRIPVTLDHVVDTSNATTIGDGGSNRVQTIEHLLAAVHTLGITDCIFEIDSVEVPIMDGSSLPFWEGIRSAGIRVLDETVEPITITNPIWVVDGDKYLVMLPSDELKVTYSIDFNHPLLRGQSYTTTLDESILGSDILPARTFGFLKDVEALQARGLAMGGSLDNAVVLTDDGYLNDHLRYDNECVRHKILDLIGDLAVMGRPFRGHLIASKAGHALDISLAKCIMSQVTGNELTQYKSKRIPLFSKKEAAR
- the ptsP gene encoding phosphoenolpyruvate--protein phosphotransferase codes for the protein MEEKTTFKGISAYPGMVYGKVFRWKQSKRKREDRTDLGPDEIKEEVELLKKGLQKTEEDLADLVQKSRQNEELSAILESQIVFLNDPLFRARVFERIAQNKESAGLAIETAVSSLYDEFQSIPDEFFRERADHLLDIGKRIESNLYPEKGTEQTKIPDDVILIAKEITPSEMIQLGKSKLRGIATDFGGKTGHTAIIARNYGIPTIVGLKNITSHVEDDDYILLDATKGILNRSPNIDEIKLAGIKSDIKRSIPIREISDGPKELKTKDGKKFSLRANIDSEDEVDTAFLQGADGIGLVRTEILFIRYVEFKPTEEEQFTVYKRILLKMVGRPVTFRVWDIGADKMENGYEEENPFLGNRGIRYLLRHPHFFKEQLRALLRASEFGTMRIMLPMITTRSEILQTKVLINECLEELKNSGLVITKKIPLGIMVETPACALNLPFLGNHVDFYSIGTNDLLQYLLAVERNNHLVGDLYNPWQVVFLLLLKNIVEVANSQKKPISICGEIGSDPMFTAVLIGLGFRDLSSAIPLMKEVAEKVTEISTWKAKLLAEQVITLAGEEKFDEIEKLVMETKG
- a CDS encoding peptide MFS transporter, which encodes MEKSDQNQLNVHPKGITALFLTEMWERLSYYGMRALLVLYLVKSLGFTDKDAGVVYAYYTSFVYLTPVIGGYITDRYLSYRFSIYLGSILMLLGHLSLALDDLTYFYLGLCLLALGNGFFKPNISTIFGRLYQEKPNLRDSGFTIFYMGINLGGLLGPIIAGSLGEKVNWHLGFFSAGVGMFLGILVFYFGSKSLPSFVWEKESKQNSNLNHKSEKNKEPESDTLSKMVLIGLLSFFSIFFWMAFEQMGTSLNLFALRNTDRNVFGFEIPASILQSLNPLMILIFGPILSSIWIYLSRSNRNPNPILKFVISLFLLGIGFLVMVVAAKQAETGVLVSLFFLVSVYFWNTLSELCLSPVGLSFVSRMAPVRFASLLMGIWFLSTALGHYAAGILSGYQREWGSLSDFYAIFVIVSWCAALLLYGIYLWKRPSIQRLLRESAETKERIGSPIRASIES
- a CDS encoding cob(I)yrinic acid a,c-diamide adenosyltransferase — its product is MKIYTKFGDGGQTYLASGKKVSKTDRRVDLYGTCDELNSTIGLALSFGKADPLEKEFLTHLQSIQSFLFEIGSELAGYVPKDATDGTVVKKEDVDLLEKEIDRLMETLPEIKFFILPGGTQIASALHMARTVCRRLERDLLVYMEGGGEIHNDLRIYLNRLSDYLFVAARFANFSLGQEETIWKSRTKTN
- a CDS encoding flagellin, with the protein product MIINHNISALVAKRALTNTSRDMDKSMEHLATGMRINRPGDDSLGFSLSEKLRSQIRALGQAERNTQDGMSFLQVTEGSLDQVNSILQRLRELSVQSANGIYSNEDRKLVQLEVSQLVEEVERIGTSAEFNKVKPLDGRFSRAAKTPMTLQVGANGSEKIEVYINTMTSSSLKLKQAGSKFTLSTPNKASDSLQVLDDAISKVNRLRSDLGAYYNRLDLTLKSLSNNYVNMVSSESQVRDADMATEMVEYSKNQILTKSGVAMLAQANLRPESVVKLLTDRY
- a CDS encoding OmpA family protein, with product MKQIISGILSLSLLSTISCGLSDNTKRLILSTSIGCGVGLALGAVYDETQRKKDTKNKKNDFQRQIKESLAMEKKKPQNKGKIIGLGAGCLAGLGTGFYLNTMYDNMAEEMQKQGITLTKDIRGGETVGLTATMDGGIAFEDGKADLKGKGKENIDKLAEALAAYPETKINITGHANRTGSEEVNIRLSRERAATAKNAIIENGVDGKRIVSAAGLGSSDPIKGVDPKNEANRRVEVVIVPAS